The Vicia villosa cultivar HV-30 ecotype Madison, WI linkage group LG1, Vvil1.0, whole genome shotgun sequence genome includes a region encoding these proteins:
- the LOC131630752 gene encoding peroxidase 40 produces the protein MLYIEQCIACQFNKHPLTLMSQNMAMQLVTLLCVMILNLTSVFATTVNEAYGGDINTGCPLETNIYQYSCPQAEAIIFSWVEQAVSSDPRMAASLLRLHFHDCFVNGCDASVLLDDTQDFVGEKTAAPNLNSLRGFEVINEIKSELELVCPQTVSCADILATAARDSVLLSGGPTWEVQMGRKDSITASKVGANNNIPGPNSTVDVLVSKFENVGLTLQDMVALSGAHTIGKARCSTFSSRLQSNSISDGPYVDMEFVASLQQLCSGQGNSNQIAHLDLTTPATFDNQYYVNLLSGEGLLPSDQTLVSGNDQTREIVETYVENPYAFFEDFKISMIRMGSLGSDAQSNGQIRRDCRTIN, from the exons ATGCTATATATAGAACAGTGCATAGCATGCCAATTCAACAAACATCCCTTAACATTAATGTCCCAAAACATGGCCATGCAGTTGGTAACATTATTGTGTGTAATGATACTCAACCTCACTTCAGTGTTTGCAACCACAGTGAATGAAGCTTATGGTGGTGATATTAATACTGGATGTCCATTAGAGACTAACATATACCAATATTCTTGCCCTCAAGCAGAGGCCATAATCTTTTCTTGGGTTGAACAAGCTGTCTCTAGTGACCCAAGAATGGCAGCTTCGTTGCTAAGGCTTCATTTCCATGATTGCTTTGTCAAT GGTTGTGATGCTTCAGTGTTGCTGGATGACACACAAGACTTTGTTGGTGAGAAAACTGCAGCTCCAAACTTGAATTCACTTAGAGGATTTGAAGTGATCAATGAAATCAAATCTGAACTAGAACTAGTTTGTCCACAAACTGTTTCTTGTGCTGACATACTAGCAACTGCTGCTAGAGATTCGGTTCTTCTG TCGGGAGGACCAACTTGGGAGGTGCAAATGGGAAGAAAGGATAGTATAACCGCTAGCAAGGTAGGTGCAAATAATAACATTCCAGGCCCAAACTCAACCGTTGATGTACTTGTGTCCAAGTTTGAAAACGTTGGCCTTACACTTCAAGACATGGTTGCACTCTCAG GTGCGCACACAATAGGAAAAGCCCGGTGCTCGACATTTAGTTCTCGCTTACAAAGCAACAGCATCTCAGATGGTCCATATGTTGATATGGAATTTGTCGCATCGTTGCAACAGTTGTGCTCAGGACAAGGTAATAGCAACCAAATTGCACATCTGGACCTGACCACACCAGCTACATTTGATAACCAATATTATGTTAATCTTCTCTCTGGGGAAGGACTTCTTCCATCAGACCAGACTCTAGTGAGTGGGAATGATCAGACACGGGAGATTGTTGAAACCTACGTAGAGAACCCGTATGCTttctttgaagacttcaagattTCTATGATAAGAATGGGAAGCTTGGGATCGGATGCGCAGAGTAACGGACAGATTCGCCGGGACTGCCGGACTATTAACTAA